A genomic window from Streptomyces broussonetiae includes:
- a CDS encoding universal stress protein, with protein sequence MSDYHPLSATRVVVGVSGSLGGSTALARAAAEARRRGAELWPVLAWEPPEGDLAGRRFPATTAMVPQWERLAHEQLLEALREVFGTADTGLPGQALVVRGAPGRALVRIADREDDVLVIGTGQRGRLRRALWPSVSRYCLAHATCPVLAVPPSPLESALASVHRRNVWRLRLDTGRLAREFETVPPEA encoded by the coding sequence ATGTCCGATTACCACCCGCTCTCGGCCACCCGGGTCGTGGTGGGAGTGAGCGGCTCGCTGGGCGGTTCGACCGCACTGGCCCGGGCCGCAGCAGAGGCCAGGCGCCGGGGGGCCGAACTCTGGCCGGTGCTGGCGTGGGAGCCGCCGGAGGGCGATCTTGCCGGCCGCAGGTTCCCGGCCACGACCGCCATGGTGCCGCAGTGGGAGCGGCTCGCGCACGAGCAGCTCCTCGAGGCGCTGCGGGAGGTGTTCGGCACCGCGGACACCGGACTGCCCGGGCAGGCGCTGGTCGTCAGGGGCGCCCCCGGACGCGCGCTGGTGCGGATCGCCGACCGGGAGGACGACGTCCTCGTCATCGGCACCGGGCAGCGGGGGCGGCTGCGCCGGGCGCTGTGGCCGTCGGTCAGCCGCTACTGCCTCGCCCACGCCACGTGTCCGGTCCTCGCGGTGCCGCCGTCCCCGCTCGAGTCCGCGCTGGCGTCCGTGCACCGCCGCAACGTCTGGCGGCTGCGGCTGGACACCGGGCGGCTGGCGCGGGAGTTCGAGACGGTACCGCCCGAGGCCTGA
- a CDS encoding SAV_915 family protein gives MAELLHGDDPEPSDPVPAGPLYVPVRPGPCGCAPRLFRTPLGDRTAVGFTSPLLLTATLGPAQPWIRLAEPALRALTAPLGVTSLTVDPQFTAPAPAPITPVSAEIPALRSA, from the coding sequence ATGGCAGAACTTCTCCACGGCGACGACCCCGAGCCATCTGATCCCGTCCCGGCCGGACCCCTGTACGTCCCGGTCCGGCCGGGCCCCTGCGGATGCGCGCCCCGGCTCTTCCGCACCCCTCTCGGCGACCGGACCGCCGTCGGCTTCACCTCCCCGCTCCTGCTGACCGCCACGCTCGGCCCCGCCCAGCCGTGGATCCGCCTCGCCGAGCCCGCGCTGCGCGCGCTGACCGCCCCGCTCGGCGTCACCTCCCTCACGGTGGACCCGCAGTTCACCGCCCCGGCCCCCGCGCCCATCACCCCGGTCAGCGCCGAGATCCCCGCCCTGCGGTCCGCCTGA
- the lysA gene encoding diaminopimelate decarboxylase, translating into MTTVHEPTTTTAELSVWPASTAEFPHGDLAVGGVPLAEIADRFGTPVYVLDEAEVRDRCRTYRDAFPDAEVLYAAKAFLCRAMAHWMDEEGLGLDVCSAGELELAVTTGFPAERIVLHGNAKSPRDLETALRLGVGRIVIDSPSEIARLAAAVGPDGHQKVMVRVVPGISAGGHEKIRTGTEDQKFGLSIADGYAQHAIARILDQPQLELTGLHCHLGSQITSVKPYLVAVRRIVGLMSRLYEQHGLVLPELDLGGGHGIAYRPGEDALDLTALARKVRAELVDACGTAGLTVPRLIIEPGRAIVGPAGIALYRVLSVKHTGDRVFVAVDGGMSDNPRPALYGVRYAPRLVGRHSTAAPSPVTVVGRHCEAGDVLAERADLPEDIHPGDLLAVPVAGAYHLSMASGYNLVGRPPVAAVRDGTARLLVRRESLEDIRSRDVGL; encoded by the coding sequence ATGACCACGGTTCACGAACCCACCACCACGACCGCCGAGTTGTCGGTGTGGCCCGCCTCCACCGCCGAGTTCCCGCACGGCGACCTCGCCGTGGGCGGCGTACCGCTCGCCGAGATCGCCGACCGTTTCGGCACCCCCGTCTACGTCCTCGACGAGGCGGAGGTCCGCGACCGCTGCCGTACCTACCGGGACGCCTTCCCCGACGCCGAAGTCCTCTACGCGGCCAAGGCGTTCCTGTGCCGGGCGATGGCCCACTGGATGGACGAGGAGGGCCTCGGTCTCGACGTCTGCTCCGCCGGCGAACTCGAACTCGCCGTCACCACCGGCTTCCCGGCCGAGCGGATCGTGCTGCACGGCAACGCCAAGTCGCCGCGCGACCTGGAGACCGCCCTGCGCCTGGGCGTCGGACGGATCGTCATCGACTCCCCCTCCGAGATCGCGCGGCTGGCCGCCGCCGTCGGCCCGGACGGACACCAGAAGGTGATGGTCCGGGTCGTGCCCGGGATCAGCGCGGGCGGCCACGAGAAGATCCGCACCGGCACCGAGGACCAGAAGTTCGGCCTGTCCATCGCCGACGGCTACGCCCAGCACGCCATCGCCCGCATTCTCGACCAGCCGCAGCTCGAACTGACCGGACTGCACTGCCACCTGGGCTCCCAGATCACCAGCGTCAAGCCGTACCTGGTCGCCGTGCGCCGGATCGTCGGCCTGATGAGCCGGCTGTACGAGCAGCACGGACTGGTCCTGCCCGAACTCGACCTCGGCGGCGGCCACGGCATCGCCTACCGCCCCGGCGAGGACGCCCTGGACCTGACCGCACTGGCCCGCAAGGTCCGCGCCGAGCTGGTCGACGCGTGCGGCACGGCCGGGCTGACCGTCCCGCGCCTGATCATCGAGCCCGGCCGGGCCATCGTGGGCCCCGCGGGCATCGCGCTCTACCGCGTCCTGTCCGTCAAGCACACCGGGGACCGCGTCTTCGTGGCGGTCGACGGCGGGATGAGCGACAACCCGCGCCCGGCGCTGTACGGCGTCCGCTACGCGCCCCGCCTGGTCGGGCGGCACAGCACCGCCGCCCCGTCCCCGGTGACCGTGGTGGGCCGGCACTGCGAGGCGGGCGACGTGCTGGCCGAACGGGCCGACCTGCCCGAGGACATCCACCCCGGCGACCTGCTCGCCGTCCCCGTGGCGGGCGCCTACCACCTGTCGATGGCCTCGGGCTACAACCTGGTCGGCCGCCCGCCGGTGGCCGCCGTACGCGACGGCACGGCCCGCCTGCTGGTGCGCCGCGAGTCGCTGGAGGACATCCGCAGCCGGGACGTGGGCCTGTAG